The following proteins are co-located in the Anomalospiza imberbis isolate Cuckoo-Finch-1a 21T00152 chromosome Z, ASM3175350v1, whole genome shotgun sequence genome:
- the HMGCR gene encoding 3-hydroxy-3-methylglutaryl-Coenzyme A reductase isoform X1 — MVLQRIALRFAKYRKTALKMLSRLFRMHGLFVASHPWEVIVGTVTLTICMMSMKMFTGNDKICGWNYECPKLEEDVLSSDIIILTITRCIAILYIYFQFQNLRQLGSKYILGIAGLFTIFSSFVFSTVVIHFLDKELTGLNEALPFFLLLIDLSRASALAKFALSSNSQDEVRENISRGMAILGPTFTLDALVECLVIGVGTMSGVRQLEIMCCFGCMSVLANYFVFMTFFPACVSLVLELSRESREGRPIWQLSHFARVLEEEENKPNPVTQRVKMIMSLGLVLVHAHSRWIAEPAAQNSTVENSVGLDENAPKRIEPNVSLWQFYLSRMASMDIEQVITLGLAFLLAVKYIFFEQAETESTLSLKNPITSPVMVQKKVPENCCRKQTGLLKNNQKSNTGEEVFIPKDESAEVIKPVLVESSTKATFVVGSSSPVEPSSYLSGKEEEIELPKEPRSIEECVRILGNAQEGAKFLTDAEVISLVNAKHIPAYKLETLMETQERGVSIRRQMLSKKLPEPSSLQYLPYRNYNYSLVMGACCENVIGYMPIPVGVAGPLVLDNKEFQVPMATTEGCLVASTNRGCRAICLGGGATSRILADGMTRGPVVRLPTACQAAEVKVWLESPEGFKIMKEAFDSTSRFARLQKLLISLAGRNLYIRFQSGTGDAMGMNMISKGTEKALVRLNEEFPDLQVIAISGNYCTDKKPAAINWIEGRGKSVVCEAIIPAKVVREVLKTTTEDLVEVNINKNLVGSAMAGSIGGYNAHAANIVTAIYIACGQDAAQNVGSSNCITLMETTGSTNEDLYISCTMPSIEIGTVGGGTNLLPQQACLQMLGVQGASQENPGENARQLAKIVCATVMAGELSLMAALAAGHLVKSHMIHNRSKINLQDLQGTCTKKAA; from the exons ATGGTGTTGCAGAGGATTGCTCTGAG GTTTGCTAAGTATAGAAAAACAGCCTTGAAAATGCTGTCCAGACTCTTCCGAATGCATGGCCTTTTCGTAGCTTCTCATCCATGGGAAGTCATTGTGGGAACAGTGACTCTCACTATCTGCATGATGTCTATGAAGATGTTCACTGGGAATGATAAGATCTGTGGCTGGAATTATGAGTGCCCCAAACTTGAAGAA GATGTTCTGAGCAGTGACATCATCATCCTGACAATCACACGCTGCATTGCAATTCTTTATATATATTTCCAGTTTCAGAACCTAAGGCAGCTTGgatcaaaatacattttag gTATTGCTGGCCTTTTCACAATCTTCTCAAGTTTTGTTTTTAGTACAGTGGTAATTCACTTCTTGGATAAAGAACTGACAGGTTTAAA CGAAGCTTTACCATTCTTCCTTCTTCTGATTGATTTGTCAAGGGCAAGTGCATTAGCCAAATTTGCGCTCAGTTCCAACTCACAG gatgaagtaagagaaaatatttcacgTGGGATGGCAATATTAGGCCCTACGTTTACCCTGGATGCACTTGTGGAGTGTCTTGTAATTGGTGTTGGTACCATGTCAG GTGTACGGCAGCTTGAAATTATGTGCTGCTTTGGCTGTATGTCTGTTCTTGCCAACTACTTCGTCTTCATGACCTTCTTTCCAGCTTGTGTGTCATTGGTATTAGAG CTTTCAAGAGAGAGTCGTGAAGGGCGCCCTATATGGCAGCTTAGTCATTTTGCTcgtgttctggaagaagaagAGAATAAACCAAATCCTGTGACACAGAGGGTCAAAATGATTATG TCACTGGGTTTGGTTCTTGTTCACGCCCACAGTCGTTGGATAGCGGAACCCGCTGCTCAAAACAGTACTGTTGAAAACTCAGTGGGATTGGATGAGAATGCACCAAAGAGAATTGAGCCTAATGTTTCATTGTGGCAGTTCTACCTTTCTCG AATGGCCAGTATGGATATTGAGCAAGTAATCACGCTTGGATTAGCCTTTCTCCTTGCTgtcaaatatattttctttgagCAAGCCGAGACTGAATCTACCCTCTCACTGAAGAATCCCATAACGTCTCCTGTGATGGTACAGAAAAAGGTCCCTGAAAATTGTTGCAGGAAGCAGACTGGACTACTGAAAAACAATCAGAAATCTAACACAGGGGAAGAAGTCTTCATTCCCAAAGATGAAAGTG CTGAAGTCATAAAACCTGTATTAGTAGAGTCATCAACCAAGGCTACATTTGTGGTTGGCAGTTCCAGTCCTGTGGAACCTTCTTCATATCTCagtggaaaagaggaagagattGAGTTACCTAAAGAACCACGTTCTATTGAGGAATGTGTTCGTATACTTGGAAATGCACAG GAAGGAGCAAAATTTCTTACTGATGCTGAGGTTATCAGCTTAGTTAATGCTAAGCATATTCCTGCATACAAACTGGAAACCCTGATGGAAACCCAGGAGCGAGGTGTATCGATTCGCAGACAGATGTTATCTAAGAAACTTCCTGAACCTTCATCTTTGCAGTATCTTCCTTATAGGAATTATAATTATTCTTTG GTGATGGGAGCTTGCTGTGAAAACGTGATTGGATATATGCCTATTCCTGTAGGCGTAGCAGGACCACTGGTTTTGGATAACAAAGAGTTTCAGGTGCCAATGGCAACAACAGAAGGATGTCTTGTAGCAAGCACAAACAGAGGATGTAGAGCAATATGT CTTGGTGGAGGAGCAACTAGCCGCATTCTGGCAGATGGGATGACTCGAGGACCTGTTGTAAGGTTGCCCACTGCTTGCCAGGCTGCAGAGGTGAAAGTCTGGCTTGAAAGCCCCGaaggttttaaaataatgaaggaAGCTTTTGACAGCACAAGTAG GTTTGCCCGCCTACAAAAACTTCTCATCAGTTTGGCTGGTCGTAACCTTTATATCCGTTTTCAGTCTGGAACAGGGGATGCAATGGGAATGAATATGATTTCAAAA GGTACTGAAaaagcactggtgaggctgaaTGAAGAGTTTCCTGACCTTCAGGTTATAGCTATCAGTGGTAACTACTGTACAGACAAAAAACCTGCTGCTATAAACTGGatagaaggaagaggaaagtcTGTTGTCTGTGAAGCAATCATTCCAGCTAAGGTTGTTAGAGAA GTGTTGAAAACAACTACGGAAGATCTAGTTGAAGttaatataaacaaaaatttgGTGGGTTCTGCGATGGCTGGTAGCATAGGTGGCTACAATGCACATGCAGCAAACATTGTGACAGCGATCTACATTGCCTGTGGTCAG GATGCTGCACAGAATGTGGGCAGCTCCAACTGCATCACTTTGATGGAGACAACTGGTTCCACCAACGAAGACCTGTACATCAGCTGCACGATGCCTTCTATAGAAATAGGGACTGTTGGCGGAGGCACCAACCTGCTCCCACAGCAGGCCTGTTTGCAG atgttAGGGGTTCAAGGTGCAAGCCAAGAGAACCCTGGTGAAAATGCCCGTCAGCTTGCTAAAATTGTTTGTGCTACAGTGATGGCAGGGGAATTGTCACTAATGGCTGCTCTTGCAGCAGGGCATCTAGTCAAAAGCCACATGATCCACAACag GTCAAAGATAAATCTACAGGATCTTCAAGGAACTTGCACTAAAAAGGCAGCTTGA
- the HMGCR gene encoding 3-hydroxy-3-methylglutaryl-Coenzyme A reductase isoform X2 has product MLSRLFRMHGLFVASHPWEVIVGTVTLTICMMSMKMFTGNDKICGWNYECPKLEEDVLSSDIIILTITRCIAILYIYFQFQNLRQLGSKYILGIAGLFTIFSSFVFSTVVIHFLDKELTGLNEALPFFLLLIDLSRASALAKFALSSNSQDEVRENISRGMAILGPTFTLDALVECLVIGVGTMSGVRQLEIMCCFGCMSVLANYFVFMTFFPACVSLVLELSRESREGRPIWQLSHFARVLEEEENKPNPVTQRVKMIMSLGLVLVHAHSRWIAEPAAQNSTVENSVGLDENAPKRIEPNVSLWQFYLSRMASMDIEQVITLGLAFLLAVKYIFFEQAETESTLSLKNPITSPVMVQKKVPENCCRKQTGLLKNNQKSNTGEEVFIPKDESAEVIKPVLVESSTKATFVVGSSSPVEPSSYLSGKEEEIELPKEPRSIEECVRILGNAQEGAKFLTDAEVISLVNAKHIPAYKLETLMETQERGVSIRRQMLSKKLPEPSSLQYLPYRNYNYSLVMGACCENVIGYMPIPVGVAGPLVLDNKEFQVPMATTEGCLVASTNRGCRAICLGGGATSRILADGMTRGPVVRLPTACQAAEVKVWLESPEGFKIMKEAFDSTSRFARLQKLLISLAGRNLYIRFQSGTGDAMGMNMISKGTEKALVRLNEEFPDLQVIAISGNYCTDKKPAAINWIEGRGKSVVCEAIIPAKVVREVLKTTTEDLVEVNINKNLVGSAMAGSIGGYNAHAANIVTAIYIACGQDAAQNVGSSNCITLMETTGSTNEDLYISCTMPSIEIGTVGGGTNLLPQQACLQMLGVQGASQENPGENARQLAKIVCATVMAGELSLMAALAAGHLVKSHMIHNRSKINLQDLQGTCTKKAA; this is encoded by the exons ATGCTGTCCAGACTCTTCCGAATGCATGGCCTTTTCGTAGCTTCTCATCCATGGGAAGTCATTGTGGGAACAGTGACTCTCACTATCTGCATGATGTCTATGAAGATGTTCACTGGGAATGATAAGATCTGTGGCTGGAATTATGAGTGCCCCAAACTTGAAGAA GATGTTCTGAGCAGTGACATCATCATCCTGACAATCACACGCTGCATTGCAATTCTTTATATATATTTCCAGTTTCAGAACCTAAGGCAGCTTGgatcaaaatacattttag gTATTGCTGGCCTTTTCACAATCTTCTCAAGTTTTGTTTTTAGTACAGTGGTAATTCACTTCTTGGATAAAGAACTGACAGGTTTAAA CGAAGCTTTACCATTCTTCCTTCTTCTGATTGATTTGTCAAGGGCAAGTGCATTAGCCAAATTTGCGCTCAGTTCCAACTCACAG gatgaagtaagagaaaatatttcacgTGGGATGGCAATATTAGGCCCTACGTTTACCCTGGATGCACTTGTGGAGTGTCTTGTAATTGGTGTTGGTACCATGTCAG GTGTACGGCAGCTTGAAATTATGTGCTGCTTTGGCTGTATGTCTGTTCTTGCCAACTACTTCGTCTTCATGACCTTCTTTCCAGCTTGTGTGTCATTGGTATTAGAG CTTTCAAGAGAGAGTCGTGAAGGGCGCCCTATATGGCAGCTTAGTCATTTTGCTcgtgttctggaagaagaagAGAATAAACCAAATCCTGTGACACAGAGGGTCAAAATGATTATG TCACTGGGTTTGGTTCTTGTTCACGCCCACAGTCGTTGGATAGCGGAACCCGCTGCTCAAAACAGTACTGTTGAAAACTCAGTGGGATTGGATGAGAATGCACCAAAGAGAATTGAGCCTAATGTTTCATTGTGGCAGTTCTACCTTTCTCG AATGGCCAGTATGGATATTGAGCAAGTAATCACGCTTGGATTAGCCTTTCTCCTTGCTgtcaaatatattttctttgagCAAGCCGAGACTGAATCTACCCTCTCACTGAAGAATCCCATAACGTCTCCTGTGATGGTACAGAAAAAGGTCCCTGAAAATTGTTGCAGGAAGCAGACTGGACTACTGAAAAACAATCAGAAATCTAACACAGGGGAAGAAGTCTTCATTCCCAAAGATGAAAGTG CTGAAGTCATAAAACCTGTATTAGTAGAGTCATCAACCAAGGCTACATTTGTGGTTGGCAGTTCCAGTCCTGTGGAACCTTCTTCATATCTCagtggaaaagaggaagagattGAGTTACCTAAAGAACCACGTTCTATTGAGGAATGTGTTCGTATACTTGGAAATGCACAG GAAGGAGCAAAATTTCTTACTGATGCTGAGGTTATCAGCTTAGTTAATGCTAAGCATATTCCTGCATACAAACTGGAAACCCTGATGGAAACCCAGGAGCGAGGTGTATCGATTCGCAGACAGATGTTATCTAAGAAACTTCCTGAACCTTCATCTTTGCAGTATCTTCCTTATAGGAATTATAATTATTCTTTG GTGATGGGAGCTTGCTGTGAAAACGTGATTGGATATATGCCTATTCCTGTAGGCGTAGCAGGACCACTGGTTTTGGATAACAAAGAGTTTCAGGTGCCAATGGCAACAACAGAAGGATGTCTTGTAGCAAGCACAAACAGAGGATGTAGAGCAATATGT CTTGGTGGAGGAGCAACTAGCCGCATTCTGGCAGATGGGATGACTCGAGGACCTGTTGTAAGGTTGCCCACTGCTTGCCAGGCTGCAGAGGTGAAAGTCTGGCTTGAAAGCCCCGaaggttttaaaataatgaaggaAGCTTTTGACAGCACAAGTAG GTTTGCCCGCCTACAAAAACTTCTCATCAGTTTGGCTGGTCGTAACCTTTATATCCGTTTTCAGTCTGGAACAGGGGATGCAATGGGAATGAATATGATTTCAAAA GGTACTGAAaaagcactggtgaggctgaaTGAAGAGTTTCCTGACCTTCAGGTTATAGCTATCAGTGGTAACTACTGTACAGACAAAAAACCTGCTGCTATAAACTGGatagaaggaagaggaaagtcTGTTGTCTGTGAAGCAATCATTCCAGCTAAGGTTGTTAGAGAA GTGTTGAAAACAACTACGGAAGATCTAGTTGAAGttaatataaacaaaaatttgGTGGGTTCTGCGATGGCTGGTAGCATAGGTGGCTACAATGCACATGCAGCAAACATTGTGACAGCGATCTACATTGCCTGTGGTCAG GATGCTGCACAGAATGTGGGCAGCTCCAACTGCATCACTTTGATGGAGACAACTGGTTCCACCAACGAAGACCTGTACATCAGCTGCACGATGCCTTCTATAGAAATAGGGACTGTTGGCGGAGGCACCAACCTGCTCCCACAGCAGGCCTGTTTGCAG atgttAGGGGTTCAAGGTGCAAGCCAAGAGAACCCTGGTGAAAATGCCCGTCAGCTTGCTAAAATTGTTTGTGCTACAGTGATGGCAGGGGAATTGTCACTAATGGCTGCTCTTGCAGCAGGGCATCTAGTCAAAAGCCACATGATCCACAACag GTCAAAGATAAATCTACAGGATCTTCAAGGAACTTGCACTAAAAAGGCAGCTTGA